TTGATAATTCATCGCCTATCGTTTTTGATACGCGTTATTGTATTCATTGTAACCGCTGTGTGCAAATTTGCAGCAAAGTACAAAATGTGCATGCCCTCGAGCTGGTGGGCGCAGCCGATAAATCGCGCGTGCGGCCCGTAGATGGGTTAACTTTAGCCGAAGGGCCGTGTATTAAGTGCGGTCAATGTGCCGCCCATTGCCCGGTTAATGCCATTAAAGAAAATGAAGATATTAATGAGCTAGCCGACCAATTAGCCCTGTCGCGTAAGTTAATGACGGTGCAGATAGCCCCCGCCGTCAGGGTAAGTTTAGGCGAAGCTTTTGGCTTGCCGGTAGGCACGGCGGTTACCGGTAAAATTTACGCCGCTTTGCGCCGGCTGGGTTTTAAAGCTATTTTTGATACCGTTTTTGGGGCCGATTTAACCATTATGGAAGAGGCGCAAGAACTGCTTAAGCGACTGGATAGCGGTGAGCAATTACCACTAATTACCACTTGCTGCCCCAGCTGGGTAGAGTTTATGGAACGTTTTCATGGCGATATGATAGAGCATTTTAGCAGCTGTAAAAGCCCTATGATTATGACCGGCCTGTTAACTAAAAGTTATTATGCCGAAAAAGCCGGCCTAAAAGCCGGTGATATTTACCATGTAGCCGTTATGCCTTGTACCAGT
The Spirochaetaceae bacterium genome window above contains:
- a CDS encoding 2Fe-2S iron-sulfur cluster-binding protein → MIIEVKVNDIAVNIKEGASIIEAAELAGVRIPTLCYHPDVPPSGACGICVVRMPNGRLVRACNTKVKAGTYYRTHDLDINIIRKTILEEILAEHPQDCLGCRRSGSCELQNLAAELNIRGSVLNPAVQENFVDNSSPIVFDTRYCIHCNRCVQICSKVQNVHALELVGAADKSRVRPVDGLTLAEGPCIKCGQCAAHCPVNAIKENEDINELADQLALSRKLMTVQIAPAVRVSLGEAFGLPVGTAVTGKIYAALRRLGFKAIFDTVFGADLTIMEEAQELLKRLDSGEQLPLITTCCPSWVEFMERFHGDMIEHFSSCKSPMIMTGLLTKSYYAEKAGLKAGDIYHVAVMPCTSKKEEKDRPELVHDYKDVDMVITTRELARLIKESGIDFLSLPDEE